A region of Vigna radiata var. radiata cultivar VC1973A chromosome 6, Vradiata_ver6, whole genome shotgun sequence DNA encodes the following proteins:
- the LOC106764655 gene encoding 24-methylenesterol C-methyltransferase 2: MDSLSLLWTAPLLAAGLYWFICILGSAEQKGKHATAISGGSISAEKVQDKYKQYWSFFLRPKEIETAEKVPDFVDTFYNLVTDIYEWGWGQSFHFSPSVPGKSHAEATRLHEQMAADLIQARPGQRIIDVGCGVGGPMRAIAAHSGANVVGITINEYQVQRARFHNKKARLDSLCEVVCGNFLHMPFPDDSFDGAYSIEATCHAPKLDEVYAQVFRVLKPGALYVSYEWVTTDKFRGSEAEHVETIEGIERGDALPGLRSYADIAESARRVGFEVVEERDLALPPSHPWWTRLKMGRIAYWRNHLLISVLSAIGIAPKGTLDVHQMLFQTADHLTRGGDTGIFSPMHMILCRKPIST; encoded by the coding sequence ATGGACTCACTGTCCCTCCTCTGGACCGCCCCGCTCCTCGCCGCCGGTCTTTACTGGTTCATCTGCATCCTGGGTTCCGCCGAGCAGAAGGGGAAACATGCTACCGCCATATCCGGCGGCTCCATCTCGGCGGAGAAAGTTCAAGACAAATACAAGCAGTACTGGTCCTTCTTCCTGCGGCCCAAGGAGATCGAAACGGCCGAGAAAGTGCCGGACTTCGTCGACACATTCTACAATCTCGTAACCGACATCTACGAATGGGGTTGGGGCCAATCCTTCCACTTCTCTCCCTCCGTTCCTGGCAAGTCCCACGCCGAGGCCACGCGCCTCCACGAACAGATGGCCGCGGATCTCATCCAGGCCCGTCCCGGCCAGCGGATAATCGACGTGGGCTGCGGCGTAGGAGGGCCCATGCGGGCCATCGCAGCTCACTCAGGCGCCAACGTGGTGGGCATCACCATCAACGAGTACCAGGTCCAGCGGGCGAGGTTCCACAACAAGAAAGCACGGCTGGATTCCCTCTGCGAGGTGGTGTGCGGCAACTTCCTCCACATGCCCTTCCCGGACGACAGCTTCGACGGCGCCTACTCCATCGAAGCGACCTGCCACGCGCCGAAGCTGGACGAAGTGTACGCGCAAGTGTTTCGCGTTCTGAAGCCAGGGGCGCTGTACGTGTCGTACGAGTGGGTGACCACTGACAAATTCAGAGGGTCGGAGGCGGAACACGTGGAGACCATTGAGGGGATCGAGAGAGGGGACGCTCTGCCTGGTCTGAGGAGCTACGCTGACATCGCGGAGAGCGCGCGTAGGGTTGGGTTTGAGGTGGTGGAGGAGCGCGATCTCGCTCTCCCACCATCTCACCCTTGGTGGACCCGGTTGAAGATGGGTCGGATCGCCTACTGGCGGAACCACCTTCTCATTTCTGTTCTCTCCGCCATAGGAATTGCCCCCAAAGGTACCCTGGACGTTCATCAGATGCTCTTCCAGACCGCCGACCACCTCACTCGTGGTGGTGATACCGGAATATTCTCCCCCATGCACATGATTCTCTGCCGAAAACCCATCTCCACCTGA
- the LOC106763856 gene encoding thioredoxin-like protein CDSP32, chloroplastic (The RefSeq protein has 2 substitutions compared to this genomic sequence), with protein sequence MATLTNNLLFKSPVSLFPHPRLLPLLSYASTLPFLPKISSSRISSTPNYNRTPLIPRATAAPGAKKAEKKERVQRVHSIQEFDSALESAKERLVVVEYAASDSEESSQIYPFMVELSRSCSDVEFILVMGDESAQTKELLKREKVENVPHFSFYKSREKIHEEEGIGPDMLVGDVLYYGDSHSAVEQLHSVEDVQKLIEDHKVDHKLIVLDVGLKHCGPCVKVYPTVVKLSRQMDSVVFARMNGDENESCMQFLRDMEVVQVPTFLFIRDGNIEGRYVGSGKGELIGEILRYQGVRVTY encoded by the coding sequence ATGGCTACACTCACCAACAATTTACTATTCAAATCCCCCGTCTCTCTTTTCCCACACCCAaagcttcttcctcttctttctcatGCCTCTACTCTACCTTTTCTACCTAAAATTTCCTCCTCACGGATATCATCCACCCCCAACTATAATCGGACACCGTTAATCCCCAGAGCCACGGCGGCTCCAGGCGCCAAGAAAgcagaaaagaaagagagagttCAGCGGGTCCACAGCATCCAGGAGTTTGATTCGGCGCTCGAGTCCGCCAAAGAGAGGCTGGTGGTGGTGGAGTACGCGGCCAGCGACAGCGAGGAGAGCAGCCAGATATACCCTTTCATGGTGGAGCTGAGCCGCAGCTGCAGCGACGTGGAGTTTATCCTGGTAATGGGGGACGAGTCGGCTCAAACAAAGGAGCTCTTGAAGAGAGAGAAGGTGGAGAATGTGCCTCACTTCAGCTTCTACAAGAGCAGGGAGAAGATCCACGAAGAGGAAGGCATCGGTCCAGACATGCTGGTGGGTGATGTGCTGTACTACGGGGACAGCCACTCGGCGGTGGAGCAGCTGCACAGCGTGGAGGACGTTCAGAAGCTTATAGAGGATCACAAGGTGGACCACAAGCTCATCGTGCTGGATGTGGGACTAAAGCATTGTGGACCCTGCGTGAAGGTTTATCCCACGGTGGTTAAGCTGTCCAGGCAAATGGACTCGGTGGTGTTCGCGCGGATGAACGGCGACGAGAACGAAAGTTGCATGCAGTTCTTGAGGGACATGGAAGTAGTACAGGTCCCCACTTTTCTCTTCATCAGAGACGGCAACATCGAGGGCAGATACGTCGGTTCCGGCAA